One window from the genome of Oryza glaberrima chromosome 3, OglaRS2, whole genome shotgun sequence encodes:
- the LOC127766512 gene encoding uncharacterized protein LOC127766512, with protein MAADALVVAGQAKARHPLSQIAESGTHRLLLKQWLKEEDLLARRVALREARLDGARKEIAFLYCAFFAFHAASILLLFLSASASTSAACRRSWIPCLVSLLSSLAMLWALRYKADTEAVLERLLAREREDALLLGKCVAELKRKGLEFDLLKEVDALRRAKSLRVEAKGGAGGERPKRWAARDLAVFLLFGAACGVLVLTRYLLCN; from the coding sequence ATGGCGGCCGACGCGCTCGTCGTGGCGGGGCAGGCGAAGGCGAGGCACCCGCTGAGCCAGATCGCGGAGAGCGGGACGCACCGGCTGCTGCTGAAGCAGTGGCTCAAGGAGGAGGACCTGCtcgcccgccgcgtcgccctgcGGGAGGCCCGCCTCGACGGCGCCCGCAAGGAGATCGCCTTCCTCTACTGCGCCTTCTTCGCCTTCCACGCcgcctccatcctcctcctcttcctctccgcctccgcctccacctccgcggcgTGCCGGCGCTCGTGGATCCCCTGCCTCGTGTCGCTGCTCTCGTCGCTGGCCATGCTGTGGGCGCTGCGTTACAAGGCGGACACGGAGGCGGTGCTGGAGCGGCTGCTggcgcgggagcgggaggaCGCGCTGCTGCTCGGCAAGTGCGTCGCCGAGCTCAAGCGGAAGGGGCTCGAGTTCGACCTCCTCAAGGAGGTGGACGCGCTGCGCCGCGCCAAGAGCCTGCGCGTCGAGGCcaagggcggcgccggcggcgagaggccCAAGCGCTGGGCGGCCAGGGacctcgccgtcttcctcctcttcggcGCCGCCTGCGGCGTCCTCGTGCTCACCAGGTACTTGCTCTGCAATTAG
- the LOC127766414 gene encoding uncharacterized protein LOC127766414 produces the protein MENASPVVSVPVPCLSMEQRDEPAHKPALFSISDKKAIIGGDIPGLTNANAWFTPQGWILLRLSTATFLQNPQDPQDKIHLPHLPDGLSTRCSCQLSGKPSLPGCIVLVVEPVATVIWHCRIVDDEWTRHEYDIGTLPFDPPIDGKDHDDVVICQIAVYQGKFYFNSFFDTIGVLEFTPTPVFSSIEIVDPIPGGLGVTGAAHVYLVESEDELYMVCLRIVYEFTIYDMTIHKMDFLSRQWRRADEIGGRAFFLVPLYFGASCSVDEYGLEKDSVYVSYAVDKCFEVSKVEDDETELIDAPDSKRGMRILLVEKKSR, from the exons ATGGAGAACGCAAGCCCAGTCGTCAGTGTCCCTGTGCCTTGCCTCTCCATGGAGCAACGCGACGAGCCTGCACATAAGCCGGCGCTGTTCAGCATCTCCGACAAGAAGGCCATCATCGGCGGCGACATCCCGGGGCTGACCAACGCCAACGCCTGGTTCACGCCGCAGGGATGGATCCTACTCCGCCTGAGCACCGCCACCTTCCTGCAGAACCCTCAGGATCCCCAAGACAAGATCCATCTCCCCCATCTGCCAGATGGCTTGTCTACCAGATGCTCGTGCCAGCTCTCCGGCAAGCCTTCTCTCCCCGGCTgcatcgtcctcgtcgtcgagcCCGTCGCCACCGTCATATGGCACTGTCGCATCGTCGATGACGAGTGGACGAGACACGAGTACGACATTGGAACGTTGCCCTTCGATCCACCCATCGATGGAAAGGACCACGACGATGTGGTGATATGCCAGATCGCCGTTTACCAAGGCAAGTTCTACTTCAACAGCTTCTTCGACACCATCGGAGTGCTGGAGTTCACCCCAACACCGGTGTTCAGCTCGATTGAGATCGTCGACCCGATCCCAGGAGGATTAGGGGTGACGGGCGCGGCGCACGTCTACCTTGTAGAGTCCGAGGACGAACTATACATGGTGTGCTTGCGGATTGTCTATGAGTTTACCATCTACGATATGACAATCCACAAGATGGATTTCTTGAGCCGTCAATGGCGCAGAGCCGACGAGATTGGCGGCCGCGCATTCTTTCTAGTTCCGTTGTACTTCGGGGCTTCATGTTCGGTTGATGAGTACGGTCTTGAGAAGGATTCTGTGTATGTCTCGTATGCAGTGGATAAATGTTTTGAGGTATCCAAGGTGGAAGATGATGAAACCGaa CTCATCGATGCTCCAGACTCGAAAAGAGGGATGCGGATTTTGCTGGTTGAAAAAAAGTCGAGATGA